The Pocillopora verrucosa isolate sample1 chromosome 2, ASM3666991v2, whole genome shotgun sequence genome has a segment encoding these proteins:
- the LOC131787517 gene encoding trafficking protein particle complex subunit 11: MAAASEFPTELATRPLGLTALMGLDINQKPLHKAIWESFSVNRHPERVPLSFRLLPIDHEFSKAKSKRSTYEWYIPKGILKTKWMHKHLYLSPAVVVMFYELDWDDVQWKDRQTECASKLERVRTSLQDQNTKVAVVLIQKNAPLPPGDDLQALERAATLCSACDLSAKSLFVLPHTDHLIGYTIRLENAFYDLAQSYYHGECRRVKAHKEFLNKGTHQLLLVRHQFKVAFFNELRQDPHSAIKHYRQAYSLLGEIKTTDMNILEIKVVAGFINYKICRLSFRASAPLDAISQFRKHVDLFKEKVGCPDLAFEHSAWLSKQFSLFGELFDEAIRNGLTALQTQHPGFYYQQAANNAIVRRQLCQGLCHTTTPLTMNPLENAGNLDFYGQRPWRQGFQGTEPPDAGIEKAGIIALQSQEIQVDHSWVIIPLLSSAVAQFKKYKSPRMKRYLMVQMGEEYYHARDYSKALLLLGKVTWFKKTSDVENSPEEKTRCQTNLIHVMSNECPEPEPGCDFEAVEEAKELWKTLKVTPQAPQVFTIQMEQIAPFVECKAVFDSVSTTADSTILLQIFLRVSCPFPIRFSKIAVFFSNQFYNQQCVVETGSAQGEGGLYLLPAKTKVIPFQLVPQPEDVGKLLQVTSVALELGSRESRCAVLVWSGWGGETGNQNLPFVSYGLKSASKEDQFDWDELKVISKIKIEPRKPRVNITLKHEPPALVNELYGLQLVVESLEDTPLKDIRVWLGFQDEQESPERGALIYSEVLAADQAERDATNFLEFTVDGKTDKIERSYFVKCSQVGSRTVTAKITYTVDVQVEPNSSPVTCTCAKEESVVIKTVTPFEISLSLTNLKLERLDQLFEEEPFLLLAGIKCTSPWPVTMVTTTLNMSPEVNIVGEEMGSQLQGISLQQGESASECYCLAVKEGVSKMKVVNIGSLALQWRRTSAADKFPVVVTELTFPSVTVEGVPFAIQADLPAYGCVQTPLFASYLVRNRTLQVQEVEVTVEPSDAFMYSGHKQIQFRLLPTGDQRLKFSLYPLYAGFLTLPKLHFKLPRFQVSWDEYAQKLVPTNVFIKPRGRELKPEKKPGYEY; the protein is encoded by the exons ATGGCGGCAGCCAGCGAATTTCCGACAGAACTGGCGACCCGTCCTTTGGGCCTCACAGCTCTTATGGGACTTGATATTAATCAGAAACCTTTGCACAAAGCTATCTGGGAGTCTTTTTCTGTGAACAGGCATCCTGAGAGAGTTCCACTATCCTTCAGACTTTTACCAATTGATCACGaattttccaaagcaaaatcaaag CGGTCTACCTATGAGTGGTACATACCAAAGGGTATCTTGAAGACAAAATGGATGCACAAACATCTTTATCTCTCTCCTGCTGTGGTGGTCATGTTTTATGAGTTGGATTGGGATGACGTTCAGTGGAAAGACAGGCAAACTGAATGTGCTTCAAAACTAGAAAGAGTCAG GACCAGTCTTCAAGACCAGAACACTAAGGTTGCTGTGGTTCTTATCCAAAAGAATGCTCCTCTTCCTCCAG GTGATGATTTGCAAGCACTAGAGAGGGCAGCAACACTGTGCAGTGCATGTGACCTGTCAGCCAAATCATTGTTTGTCCTTCCACATACAGATCACTTGATTGGCTACACAATTAG gctggAGAATGCTTTTTATGATTTAGCACAGAGTTATTACCATGGAGAATGTAGGAGAGTTAAAGCCCACAAG GAATTTCTTAACAAAGGAACTCATCAG CTATTGTTGGTGCGACACCAATTCAAGGTTGCCTTTTTCAATGAGCTAAGACAAGACCCTCACTCTGCTATCAA GCACTACAGGCAAGCATACAGTCTTCTTGGAGAAATCAAGACAACTGACATGAACATACTAGAGATCAAAGTTGTTGCTGGATTTATTAATTACAAG ATTTGCCGTCTAAGTTTCCGAGCATCAGCCCCATTAGATGCCATATCACAATTCAGAAAGCATGTGGATTTGTTTAAGGAAAAGGTTGGCTGCCCTGACTTAGCCTTTGAACACTCAGCCTGGCTCTCCAAACA GTTCAGTTTATTTGGAGAACTGTTTGATGAAGCCATCAGAAATGGTTTAACCGCCTTACAG ACTCAACACCCAGGATTTTACTATCAACAAGCAGCAAACAATGCCATTGTCAGGAGACAGCTTTGCCAGGGCTTGTGTCAT ACTACCACTCCACTTACTATGAATCCCTTAGAAAATGCTGGAAATCTCGACTTCTATGGTCAGAGACCTTGGAGACAAGGTTTTCAAG GAACAGAACCACCAGATGCAGGAATAGAGAAGGCTGGAATTATAGCCTTGCAGTCCCAAGAAATCCAAGTGGACCATTCT tgGGTTATCATTCCCCTTCTCAGTAGTGCAGTGGCTCAGTTTAAAAAGTACAAATCACCCAGGATGAAGAGATACCTGA TGGTTCAGATGGGTGAGGAGTATTACCATGCTAGAGATTACAGTAAAGCTTTATT GTTGTTGGGAAAAGTCACCTGG TTCAAGAAAACATCAGATGTTGAAAATTCACCTGAAGAGAAAACAAGATGTCAAACTAATCTTATTCACGTCATGTCG AATGAATGTCCTGAGCCCGAGCCAGGCTGTGACTTTGAAGCAGTGGAAGAAGCTAAAGAGCTATGGAAAACACTTAAAGTGACACCACAGGCGCCCCAAGTATTTACCATACAGATGGAACAAATAGCACCATTTG TGGAATGCAAGGCAGTCTTTGATTCAGTTTCAACAACAGCAGATTCTACCAtccttcttcaaattttcttaag GGTTTCTTGCCCATTTCCCATCCGATTCTCGAAGATTGCCGTTTTCTTTAGCAATCAG TTTTATAACCAACAGTGTGTTGTGGAGACTGGGTCCGCTCAAGGGGAAGGTGGATTGTATCTTCTTCCTGCAAAGACCAAAGTCATACCATTTCAACTAGTGCCCCAGCCTGAGGATGTTGGAAAACTACTTCAg GTCACCTCCGTTGCTCTGGAGTTGGGGTCCCGTGAGTCTCGGTGTGCTGTACTGGTGTGGAGTGGCTGGGGAGGGGAGACTGGTAACCAAAACCTCCCTTTTGTTTCATATGGTTTAAAATCCGCCAGCAAAGAGGATCAGTTTGACTGGGATGAGTTAAAGGTCATCTCGAAGATCAA AATTGAACCGCGCAAGCCTAGAGTTAATATCACACTGAAGCACGAACCACCCGCCCTCGTAAACGAGCTGTATGGACTTCAGCTGGTTGTTGAGAGTTTGGAAGATACACCGCTGAAAGACATCAG AGTATGGCTTGGATTTCAGGACGAGCAGGAATCTCCCGAAAGAG GCGCTTTGATATACTCAGAAGTACTCGCAGCAGATCAGGCTGAGAGAGATGCAACGAACTTTTTGGAATTTACTGTGGATGGAAAGACTGATAAG ATCGAGAGGTCGTACTTCGTCAAATGCTCTCAAGTGGGATCGCGGACTGTAACAGCAAAG ATTACTTATACAGTAGATGTCCAAGTAGAACCAAATTCGTCGCCAGTCACTTGTACTTGTGCCAAG GAGGAAAGTGTTGTTATCAAGACTGTTACGCCATTTGAAATCTCTTTGTCTCTGACAAATCTCAAG TTGGAGAGACTGGATCAGCTGTTCGAAGAAGAACCATTCCTCTTATTAGCTGGTATCAAATGCACCTCACCTTGGCCTGTTACCATGGTCACCACTACATTGAATATG tCTCCTGAAGTGAATATTGTGGGTGAAGAGATGGGATCGCAGCTGCAAGGGA TCTCTTTGCAACAGGGTGAAAGTGCGTCGGAATGCTACTGCTTAGCTGTTAAAGAGGGTGTCAGTAAAATGAAGGTCGTGAACATTGGAAGTCTTGCCCTCCAGTGGAGACG AACTTCTGCGGCTGATAAGTTTCCAGTTGTGGTGACAGAGCTCACTTTCCCCTCTGTAACAGTAGAGGGTGTTCCTTTTGCGATACAGGCAG atttgccTGCATACGGCTGTGTACAGACTCCACTTTTCGCAAGCTATCTCGTCCGCAATAGAACGCTTCAAGTCCAGGAAGTCGAAGTCACAGTGGAGCCAAGTGACGCCTTTATGTATTCAGGTCATAAACAG attCAATTTCGTCTGCTGCCAACTGGCGATCAGAGACTCAAGTTCAGTTTGTACCCTCTTTACGCCGGCTTTTTGACTCTTCCCAAGCTGCATTTCAAACTGCCTCGCTTTCAGGTTAGCTGGGATGAATATGCGCAGAAACTGGTTCCGACCAATGTTTTTATAAag CCTCGAGGCCGGGAATTGAAACCTGAGAAGAAGCCTGGTTACGAGTACTAA
- the LOC131796064 gene encoding uncharacterized protein produces MRGPEVVLFVSVIFELGMGISCARKAFGRESTAQNTFFGREGERQYVIKQKSSEVDDGEFFLLRPNYLASEPENIPAGMTNVKHPGRFLTAAVGDGISDDTSSIQAIVNHAASSKNNKVFFPRGEYLVSSNIAIPGPVELHGTQSGIAVIKSSTPYVFQVYNASPVKSVSLNNVYFDGIRVNFDGGVNREVPGPTAMSNVTINSCVFFSSGRPTPRNAEREQLEMMDLRNSNVYRNIFLRDSNAYGVASKFAFTVGVEVRENICGLNLGKIGWLATKVEPAWYWRDQKQKLEFLMTHYNLGSDQGFFQSCCYEECDERMRIVKNIFNGSPNTGRFRDHVIYLKGFNMMEVVSNYVRGWPADYSGGIKARNGKNLLVARNYLDDTGIFLYTHRTINPCLFNGLKNVVIYRNHIVQRTNPGHLTSGIYYYEPHDIGTDWNITYSANVFEILGVSDPTNYICIWLTNGDLSQHHVLKDNVYYGTKMPVKLYADDSTPSHEPKKNNDSITNWYNYPLYKLNIPPY; encoded by the exons ATGAGAGGACCAGAAGTGGTTTTGTTTGTGAGTGTGATCTTCGAGCTTGG gaTGGGGATAAGTTGTGCCCGAAAGGCATTTGGTAGAGAAAGCACGGCACAGAACACATTTTTTGGACGCGAGGGAGAGCGGCAATACGTTATCAAACAGAAATCGAGTGAAGTCGATGATGGAGAGTTTTTTCTACTACGTCCAAACTATTTAGCGTCGGAACCAGAGAACATACCCGCTGGAATGACAAACGTGAAGCATCCTGGCAGATTCTTAACTGCTGCTGTTGGGGATGGAATCTCGGACGACACGTCTTCCATTCAGGCCATCGTTAATCACGCTGCAAGTTCCAAAAATAATAAGGTATTCTTCCCTCGAGGTGAATACCTAGTAAGCAGTAATATCGCCATCCCTGGCCCGGTGGAACTTCACGGAACACAGAGCGGTATCGCAGTTATCAAGTCCTCGACTCCTtatgtttttcaagtttacaaTGCTTCACCAGTGAAATCGGTTTCATTGAATAATGTGTACTTCGACGGAATTCGTGTGAATTTTGACGGTGGAGTCAATCGAGAAGTCCCTGGACCAACAGCTATGAGTAACGTTACCATAAACAGCTGTGTATTCTTTTCATCCGGAAGGCCAACTCCGAGAAACGCTGAGAGGGAGCAGTTGGAAATGATGGACCTTAGAAACAGTAATGTGTACAGAAACATCTTTTTGCGCGATTCTAATGCGTATGGAGTTGCTTCAAAATTTGCCTTCACTGTGGGTGTAGAGGTGAGAGAAAACATATGTGGGCTGAATTTAGGCAAGATAGGCTGGTTAGCCACCAAAGTTGAGCCAGCATGGTACTGGCgagatcaaaaacaaaaattagaatTCCTTATGACTCATTACAATCTGGGATCTGATCAAGGCTTCTTTCAAAGTTGTTGTTATGAAGAGTGCGACGAAAGGATGAGAATCGTGAAAAATATCTTCAACGGAAGCCCAAACACAGGCCGTTTCCGAGACCACGTGATTTACCTCAAAGGCTTCAATATGATGGAAGTTGTAAGTAATTACGTCAGAGGCTGGCCAGCGGATTATTCAGGGGGCATTAAAGCTCGAAATGGAAAAAATCTATTGGTTGCCCGTAATTACCTCGACGACACAGGTATTTTTTTGTATACTCACAGAACAATCAATCCATGTCTCTTTAATGGTTTGAAGAACGTTGTCATCTACAGAAATCACATCGTGCAACGAACCAATCCTGGTCATCTCACAAGTGGTATCTATTATTACGAGCCCCATGATATTGGAACAGATTGGAACATCACTTACTCCGCTAATGTATTTGAGATCCTTGGAGTAAGCGACCCCACTAATTACATATGTATCTGGCTGACCAATGGCGATCTTTCTCAACATCACGTGCTCAAAGACAACGTCTATTATGGTACCAAAATGCCTGTGAAGCTGTATGCTGACGACAGTACTCCATCGCAtgaaccaaagaaaaacaacgatAGTATTACAAATTGGTACAACTATCCGCTGTACAAGCTAAACATTCCCCCTTATTAG
- the LOC131796066 gene encoding tetratricopeptide repeat protein 28-like, protein MAEKYSVETHISANPQSWFGIENILRKKNNCTCLYISYFQNRLHLWILKTSGVLHYRRVSPEENLVQAGFPRDLSLSKFLADYLQPLSPGQKSSARLRLVEEHEDENEGVVSSLSLCYKMFIAPVYDLLEEPEVIIVPDRCLYQVPFAALREKEGTEYLSETHRIRLIPSLTTLKTIQNSPEDYHSNTGALVIGNPKVDWLLPLPGARKEAEMVGRLVGVPPLVDEKATKQAVLERISSVSLIHFAAHCNAERGEIALSPIPAPNGRNAILPQEAYMLTMADVSRVKIRAKLVVLSCSHSGSGEIRAEGVIGIARAFLGSGARSVLVALWTISDSATEQLMSRFYKHLVEGESAGESLHQAIKWMRKNGFTKVSEWASFTLIGDDVRLEFGKQRKEDENSSKETDLRDF, encoded by the exons atggcagagaagtactcggttgaaacgcacatctctgctaatccacaatcttggtttggcattgagaacattttaagaaagaaaaataactgcacttgtctgtacatttcttattttcagaatcgtctgcatttgtggatcttgaaaacaagtggagtccttcactatagaagagtatcaccagaagagaatctagttcaggctgggtttCCCAGAGATTTGTCTTTAAGTAAATTTTTGGCAGATTAtttgcaacctctctcccccgggcaaaagagctcagcaagattgcgactcgtgGAGGAACACGAGGACGAGAACGAAGGAGTCGtttcaagtctatctttgtgttacaaaatgtttattgcccccgtttatgatttgcttgaggagCCTGAAGTCATAATCGTCCCTGACCGCTGTTTGTACCAAGTTCCGTTTGCTGCTCTCCGTGAAAAGGAGGGGACCGAATACCTGTCGGAGACCCATAGGATCCGTctcattccttctttgacaacactcaagacCATTCAAAATAGTCCAGAGGattatcacagcaacactggtgccttggtaataggcaatcccaaggttgatTGGCTGCTGCCattgccaggtgcaagaaaggaagcggagatggtcggacgattggtgggtgttccgcctctgGTAGAcgagaaagcaacgaagcaggcggtgcttgagcggataagttcagtgagcctgatacattttgctgcccattgTAACGCCGAgaggggagaaattgccctctctCCCATTCCTGCTCCTAACGGTCGAAACGCTATCCTACcacaggaagcttacatgttgacgatggctgatgtctcacgagtaaaaatcagagctaaactggtggtacttagctgctctcacagtggaagtggagagataagagccgagggagttataggaattgcccgtgcgttcttaggatccggtgctcgctctgTGTTGGTTGCGTTGTGGACCatttcagactcagcaacagagcagctgatgagtcggttctacaaacaccttgttgaaggagaaagtgccggtgaatcccttcatcaggccataaagtggatgagaaaaaacggctttaCCAAagtgtctgagtgggcttcgtttacgctgattggagatgatgtgaggctcgagtttggcaagcagag GAAAGAAGATGAGAATAGCTCGAAGGAAACAGACCTTAgagacttttag